Proteins encoded by one window of Azoarcus sp. PA01:
- a CDS encoding transcription regulator yields MINPTMPTDPAKPRYADHEGVIGHLAAEIWDHLWPWSRAGFQQQRAVQAAGLAIAVAASLVWVLAAMGELHAGAVIGWWFGWSVFEVIVRLGSKPYVKEGPWWGRRYRVANTMDMICYVGFKNLLIGAALFIALKSFGLLVL; encoded by the coding sequence ATGATCAATCCGACAATGCCGACCGATCCCGCCAAGCCGCGTTACGCGGACCACGAAGGCGTGATCGGCCACCTTGCCGCAGAAATATGGGATCACCTCTGGCCCTGGAGCCGTGCCGGTTTCCAGCAACAGCGCGCGGTCCAGGCCGCCGGCCTGGCCATTGCAGTTGCAGCCAGTCTCGTCTGGGTGCTCGCGGCGATGGGCGAGCTTCACGCCGGCGCGGTCATCGGCTGGTGGTTCGGCTGGAGCGTGTTCGAAGTCATCGTGCGCCTCGGCTCGAAGCCGTACGTCAAGGAAGGGCCGTGGTGGGGGCGGCGCTATCGCGTCGCGAACACGATGGACATGATCTGCTACGTCGGCTTCAAGAACCTCCTGATCGGCGCGGCGCTGTTCATTGCGCTGAAATCGTTCGGCCTGCTCGTACTGTGA